A DNA window from Longimicrobiaceae bacterium contains the following coding sequences:
- a CDS encoding HPP family protein, translating to MPDVLWVPLASALLVAIAGGAGLATGNVWLFPSLGPTAVAQAHSPGDRSNSLRSVVLGHLLGLAAGHAGVFLAGAAVDPPVLAGGQLTGARVLAAILAVVLTALSQIALRASHPPAAATTLLVALGAFPPTLQGALHVVVGVLVVGLPGEALRRIRARSPR from the coding sequence ATGCCGGACGTACTCTGGGTGCCGCTCGCGTCGGCGCTCCTGGTTGCCATAGCGGGCGGGGCGGGGCTCGCCACCGGGAACGTGTGGCTCTTCCCGAGCCTCGGGCCCACCGCGGTTGCGCAGGCGCACTCCCCCGGGGACCGCAGCAACTCGCTTCGCAGCGTCGTACTCGGCCACCTCCTCGGCCTGGCGGCCGGCCACGCCGGCGTGTTCCTGGCCGGCGCGGCCGTCGACCCGCCCGTACTCGCGGGGGGGCAGCTGACCGGGGCGCGCGTGCTGGCCGCCATCCTGGCCGTCGTGCTTACCGCCCTGTCGCAGATCGCCCTGCGCGCCTCCCATCCTCCGGCTGCCGCCACGACGCTCCTGGTGGCGCTGGGGGCGTTCCCCCCGACGCTCCAGGGCGCACTGCACGTCGTGGTCGGTGTCCTGGTCGTGGGGCTCCCGGGAGAGGCGCTGCGCCGCATCCGCGCGCGCTCTCCGCGGTGA